In Persicimonas caeni, a single window of DNA contains:
- a CDS encoding PA0069 family radical SAM protein: protein MKQVDNPPNPWSSTHVEWLGEPPEAELCVYEEQARSILTKNNSPDIPFCFGVNPYRGCYHGCAYCYARPTHQYLDFGAGTDFERKIIVKTNAADLLLRAFEKPGWEREPVAFSGITDCYQPLEASYGITRKCLEVCAKIGNPVAIVTKGSLIRRDVDVLERLNEEAGVHVYVSIPFADDEFGWAVEPHASAISQRFRTIQILSEAGITTGVAIAPIIPGLNDSDVPTILERAAELGATRAFMTLLRLPAEVLPVFEGRIRQVMPDRADKILNTVRDVRQGKLNESQFGGRMVGKGPRWKIISKLFETQCKRLGLNARQGAGVATELEKRGPLQQRLF from the coding sequence ATGAAACAAGTCGATAACCCGCCCAACCCTTGGAGTTCGACGCATGTCGAGTGGCTCGGCGAGCCGCCCGAGGCCGAGCTCTGCGTCTACGAGGAGCAGGCGCGCTCCATCCTGACGAAGAACAACAGCCCGGACATCCCGTTCTGCTTCGGCGTCAATCCCTATCGCGGCTGCTACCACGGCTGCGCCTATTGCTACGCGCGACCGACGCATCAATACCTCGACTTTGGCGCCGGGACCGACTTCGAGCGAAAGATCATCGTCAAGACCAACGCCGCCGATCTGTTGTTGCGCGCGTTCGAGAAGCCCGGCTGGGAGCGAGAGCCGGTGGCCTTCTCGGGGATCACCGACTGTTATCAGCCGCTCGAGGCGAGCTACGGGATCACCCGCAAGTGTCTGGAGGTTTGCGCCAAGATCGGCAATCCGGTGGCGATCGTGACCAAGGGGTCGCTGATCCGTCGCGACGTCGATGTGCTCGAGCGCCTCAACGAGGAGGCCGGCGTGCACGTGTATGTGAGCATTCCCTTCGCCGACGACGAGTTCGGCTGGGCTGTGGAGCCTCACGCGAGCGCCATCTCACAGCGCTTTCGCACCATTCAAATACTCTCCGAGGCGGGCATCACCACCGGCGTGGCCATCGCGCCCATCATCCCCGGACTCAACGACAGCGACGTCCCTACAATCCTCGAGCGTGCCGCCGAACTCGGAGCCACACGCGCATTCATGACGCTGCTTCGGCTCCCGGCGGAGGTGCTGCCGGTCTTCGAGGGGCGCATCCGTCAGGTCATGCCCGATCGGGCCGACAAGATCTTGAACACGGTGCGCGACGTGCGCCAGGGCAAGCTCAACGAGTCTCAGTTTGGCGGGCGGATGGTAGGGAAGGGGCCGCGTTGGAAGATCATCTCGAAGCTCTTCGAGACGCAGTGCAAGCGCCTCGGCCTCAACGCGCGGCAGGGCGCCGGCGTGGCGACCGAACTCGAGAAGCGCGGCCCGTTGCAGCAAAGGCTTTTTTGA
- the rpsU gene encoding 30S ribosomal protein S21: MARDELGPIEVEVRDNNINRALNRLKREIGREGISRELKRRRFYEKPSVAKRRKMREAERRRRKEERRARRRRRRRR, translated from the coding sequence ATGGCAAGAGACGAACTGGGACCAATTGAGGTCGAAGTCAGGGACAACAACATCAACCGCGCGCTCAACCGCCTCAAGCGTGAGATCGGTCGCGAGGGCATCAGCCGCGAGCTGAAGCGTCGTCGCTTCTACGAGAAGCCGAGCGTGGCCAAGCGCCGCAAGATGCGCGAGGCCGAGCGTCGCCGCCGCAAGGAAGAGCGTCGCGCGCGTCGTCGCCGTCGTCGGCGGCGCTAG
- a CDS encoding VWA domain-containing protein, protein MNRIIAKIVVLLFVWGLAACSTDGTANVSNSSSCADGEEQNAVTGECEPSGGDNDGGGGGTDAGDVQDQDTEPARPWDDNDGDNIPNRLDNCANASNPDQADGDGDGVGDACDNCVDAANFDQADSDGDGQGDACADGPSYDSTLDHDNDGTPTIEDNCPNTSNPGQGDADGDSLGDACDNCPNAANYDQADSNGDGQGDACTPTPVGDICGNQQGQFTEVEPNIYIILDKSGSMSGGSLSEAKSALNTMADQLSSTVRFGMLIYPAGSNECTAAGSEILDMGLHPASTIKSSYSGVSAGGVTPTGGALYQVRNQSLYSDPSDSLDAVRPKVVVLITDGNPNDGCGEQTYAANQAGALYNAGVPVYVIGFNSGANPSNLDQIAQRGGTNSHYTADSPGQLVNVLSNINDQVISCSYVLDPPPEDPAKIWVEIQGTPVSQDASNGYTYDAGANTLTLHGQSCNTLRNADPNAPSPLKITMGCATDCQESGEEICDYLDNDCDGEIDEGCEDCTPEVCDGVDNNCDGEIDEGCPQCSFENESCTEDGDCCLGNCRDNICQPPCRPLGVTCEQNGDCCSGVCAPNGDGTSSCIGG, encoded by the coding sequence ATGAATCGGATCATCGCGAAGATCGTCGTGCTATTGTTCGTTTGGGGCTTGGCGGCGTGTAGCACTGACGGCACGGCCAACGTTTCGAACAGCAGTAGCTGCGCCGATGGCGAAGAGCAAAATGCCGTGACCGGCGAGTGTGAGCCGTCCGGCGGCGACAACGACGGCGGTGGTGGTGGCACCGACGCTGGTGATGTCCAAGATCAGGACACCGAGCCGGCGCGTCCGTGGGACGACAACGACGGGGACAACATCCCCAACCGGCTGGACAACTGTGCCAACGCGTCGAACCCCGACCAGGCCGACGGTGACGGCGACGGCGTCGGTGACGCGTGCGACAACTGTGTCGACGCGGCCAACTTCGACCAGGCTGACAGTGACGGCGACGGCCAGGGCGATGCCTGCGCCGACGGGCCGAGCTACGACTCCACCCTCGACCACGACAACGACGGCACCCCGACCATCGAGGACAACTGCCCGAACACCTCCAACCCGGGGCAGGGTGACGCCGACGGCGATTCGCTGGGCGACGCGTGTGACAACTGTCCGAACGCCGCCAACTACGACCAGGCCGACTCGAACGGCGACGGGCAGGGCGACGCGTGCACCCCGACGCCGGTGGGCGATATCTGCGGCAACCAGCAGGGTCAGTTCACCGAGGTCGAGCCGAATATCTACATCATTCTCGACAAGTCGGGCTCGATGTCCGGAGGCAGCCTCTCGGAGGCCAAGTCGGCGCTCAATACCATGGCCGACCAACTGTCGAGCACCGTGCGCTTCGGCATGCTCATCTACCCTGCGGGCAGCAACGAGTGCACCGCGGCAGGCAGTGAGATTCTGGACATGGGCTTGCACCCGGCCAGCACGATCAAGTCCTCGTACTCGGGCGTCAGCGCCGGGGGCGTCACCCCGACCGGAGGTGCGCTCTATCAGGTGCGCAACCAGTCGCTCTACAGCGACCCGAGCGACAGCCTGGATGCGGTTCGCCCCAAGGTCGTCGTGCTGATCACCGACGGTAACCCCAACGACGGCTGCGGCGAGCAGACCTACGCGGCCAACCAGGCGGGCGCGCTCTACAACGCCGGCGTGCCGGTCTACGTCATCGGCTTCAACTCGGGCGCCAACCCCTCGAACCTCGACCAGATCGCCCAGCGTGGCGGCACCAACAGCCACTACACCGCCGACAGCCCGGGTCAGTTGGTCAACGTGCTCAGTAACATCAACGATCAGGTCATCTCGTGTTCCTACGTGCTCGACCCGCCGCCCGAGGACCCCGCGAAGATCTGGGTCGAGATCCAGGGCACCCCGGTCAGCCAGGATGCTTCCAACGGTTATACCTACGACGCGGGCGCCAACACGCTCACGCTGCACGGCCAGTCGTGCAATACGCTGCGCAACGCCGACCCGAACGCGCCCAGCCCCCTTAAAATCACCATGGGCTGCGCCACAGACTGCCAGGAGAGCGGCGAGGAAATCTGCGACTACCTCGACAACGATTGTGATGGTGAAATCGACGAGGGATGCGAAGACTGCACTCCCGAGGTCTGCGACGGCGTCGACAACAACTGTGACGGCGAAATCGACGAAGGCTGCCCGCAGTGCTCGTTCGAGAACGAGAGCTGCACCGAAGACGGCGATTGCTGCTTGGGTAACTGCCGCGACAACATCTGCCAGCCTCCGTGTCGCCCGCTCGGGGTCACCTGCGAGCAGAACGGTGACTGCTGCTCGGGCGTGTGCGCTCCCAACGGCGACGGCACCTCGAGCTGCATCGGCGGCTGA
- the pdhA gene encoding pyruvate dehydrogenase (acetyl-transferring) E1 component subunit alpha — MAKTAPDEDKQPETAAEEEAEKQAHESEELEIPALDAELGEKLREELGDERLIEMYETMVLIRRFEEQAGRAYQMGKIKGFCHLYIGQEAVAMGSIGALEERDYVVAAYREHGQALARGLDPDAVMAELFGKVDGVSKGKGGSMHLFDTDKNFYGGWGIVGGQIPTATGVAFAAKYRDEEAVCLCYMGDGTVPQGAFHESLNMASTWDLPVVYIIENNRYGMGTAVERISAETDMFKKADGYAMEGVLVEDGQDVFKVYDAIKTAAERGRKENRPTLVEIRTYRYRGHSMSDPATYRTKEEVEREQRKDPIQRFTRWLVENELKTEDELKEIDARCKQRAKDAVKFADKADFPPASALTEDVYVDWPWEIE; from the coding sequence ATGGCGAAGACAGCACCGGACGAAGACAAGCAGCCGGAAACTGCTGCCGAAGAAGAAGCCGAAAAGCAGGCCCACGAGAGCGAGGAGCTCGAAATCCCCGCCCTCGACGCCGAACTCGGCGAGAAGCTTCGTGAGGAACTCGGCGACGAGCGTCTCATCGAGATGTACGAAACGATGGTCCTCATCCGTCGCTTCGAGGAGCAGGCGGGGCGCGCCTACCAAATGGGCAAAATCAAGGGCTTCTGCCACCTGTATATCGGCCAAGAAGCCGTGGCCATGGGCTCCATCGGCGCGCTCGAGGAGCGCGACTATGTGGTGGCGGCATACCGCGAGCACGGCCAGGCCTTGGCACGCGGCCTCGACCCCGACGCCGTCATGGCCGAGTTGTTCGGCAAGGTCGACGGCGTCTCCAAGGGGAAAGGTGGCTCGATGCACCTGTTCGACACCGACAAGAACTTCTACGGCGGATGGGGCATCGTCGGCGGTCAGATTCCCACGGCGACCGGCGTGGCGTTTGCGGCCAAATACCGCGACGAGGAAGCCGTCTGCTTGTGCTATATGGGTGACGGCACCGTCCCCCAGGGTGCCTTCCACGAGTCGCTCAACATGGCGTCGACCTGGGACCTGCCGGTGGTCTACATCATCGAGAACAACCGCTACGGCATGGGCACGGCCGTCGAGCGCATCAGCGCCGAGACCGACATGTTCAAGAAAGCGGACGGCTACGCCATGGAAGGGGTCTTGGTCGAGGATGGCCAAGACGTCTTCAAGGTCTACGACGCCATCAAAACCGCCGCCGAGCGCGGCCGCAAAGAGAACCGACCCACCCTCGTCGAGATTCGCACCTACCGCTACCGCGGTCACTCGATGAGTGATCCGGCGACCTATCGTACCAAAGAAGAAGTCGAGCGTGAGCAGCGCAAAGATCCCATCCAGCGGTTCACCCGTTGGTTGGTCGAAAACGAGCTCAAGACCGAAGACGAACTCAAAGAAATCGACGCGCGTTGCAAGCAACGAGCAAAGGACGCGGTCAAATTCGCCGACAAGGCCGACTTCCCCCCGGCGAGTGCGTTGACCGAGGACGTCTACGTCGACTGGCCGTGGGAAATCGAGTGA
- a CDS encoding pyruvate dehydrogenase complex E1 component subunit beta, with protein MRTIAYREALNEAMVEEMERDEDVFLLGEEVAEYNGAYKVSQGMLDKFGPKRVIDTPIAELGFAGLGIGAAMVGLKPIVEMMTFNFAVLALDQVINTAAKMRYMSGGQLSCPVVVRGAGGAGGALGAQHSQSLEAQYAHVPGLKVMMPSTPYDAKGMLKTAIRDPDPVIFIEGEILYGLQGEVPEEEYTIPMGKGDIKREGADCTLIAWSRMVHVCKQAADKLADEGIDVEVVDLRSLRPFDKDLLRESIKKTNRAVIVEEGWPWVSVGGAVADWIARDLFDWLDAPVGRVHQRDVPMPYAFNLEDASLPGTEQVIEAVKKAAYVA; from the coding sequence ATGCGAACGATTGCATATAGAGAAGCCCTCAACGAAGCGATGGTCGAGGAGATGGAGCGCGACGAAGACGTGTTCCTGCTCGGCGAAGAGGTCGCCGAATACAACGGGGCCTACAAAGTCAGCCAAGGCATGCTCGACAAGTTCGGGCCCAAGCGCGTCATCGACACGCCCATCGCCGAGCTCGGATTTGCCGGGCTGGGCATCGGCGCGGCGATGGTGGGCTTGAAACCGATCGTCGAGATGATGACCTTCAACTTCGCGGTGCTCGCGCTCGATCAGGTCATCAACACGGCCGCCAAGATGCGCTATATGTCGGGTGGACAGCTCAGCTGCCCGGTCGTCGTGCGTGGAGCGGGCGGAGCCGGTGGCGCACTCGGCGCCCAGCACTCCCAGTCGCTCGAGGCGCAGTATGCCCACGTGCCCGGCCTCAAGGTGATGATGCCCTCGACGCCGTACGACGCCAAAGGCATGCTCAAGACCGCCATCCGCGACCCGGACCCGGTCATCTTCATCGAAGGTGAAATCCTGTACGGCCTGCAGGGCGAGGTGCCCGAAGAGGAGTACACGATTCCGATGGGCAAAGGTGATATCAAGCGCGAGGGCGCCGATTGCACCCTCATCGCCTGGAGCCGCATGGTCCACGTGTGCAAGCAGGCTGCCGACAAGCTTGCCGACGAGGGGATCGACGTCGAAGTCGTCGACCTTCGCAGCCTTCGCCCGTTCGACAAAGACCTGCTGCGCGAGTCGATCAAAAAGACCAACCGCGCGGTCATCGTCGAAGAGGGGTGGCCGTGGGTCTCGGTCGGCGGCGCGGTCGCCGACTGGATCGCCCGGGACCTGTTCGACTGGCTCGACGCCCCGGTGGGCCGTGTCCATCAGCGCGACGTGCCGATGCCGTATGCGTTCAATCTCGAAGATGCGTCTCTTCCGGGTACCGAACAGGTGATCGAGGCGGTCAAGAAAGCGGCCTACGTGGCGTGA
- a CDS encoding pyruvate dehydrogenase complex dihydrolipoamide acetyltransferase: MAEVVTMLALSPTMDEGTLAEWTINEGDAVEEGEILAEVETDKATMEMESFFEGTLLKQLVSPGDAVPVGAPIAIIGEADEDISDVLAELEGGEAGGEAPTEKVAEEAAAAEPAKTAAPAEEAPRPAAQAETGRLKASPLARRMAEDEGLDLTSIQGSGPAGRIIKRDIEEALEGRGAAAEAAPEVALKAAPTPAPELPAEDIPLSQMRKTIAKRLVSVWQSTPHFTLTMDIDMAKAMAKRKEINEGLKAAEIEAKISVNDMIVKACAVALKEFPAMNVAFQGDHLKQFNEVHVGVAVAIEDGLITPTVRNTDQKGLRQISSEIRELAGRAQDKRLKPEEYSGGTFTVSNLGMFGIDHFMAVINPPQAGILACGAVKKVPVVEDGELTVGTRMKVTLSCDHRAVDGAVGAQFLQRVQRLLENPLLLMV; encoded by the coding sequence ATGGCTGAAGTAGTCACGATGCTCGCGCTCAGCCCCACCATGGATGAGGGCACCCTCGCCGAGTGGACGATCAACGAGGGCGACGCGGTCGAAGAAGGCGAGATCCTCGCCGAGGTCGAAACCGACAAAGCGACCATGGAGATGGAGTCGTTCTTCGAGGGTACGCTGCTCAAGCAGCTCGTCTCCCCCGGCGATGCCGTGCCCGTGGGCGCGCCCATCGCGATTATCGGCGAGGCCGACGAGGACATCTCGGACGTCCTCGCCGAGCTCGAAGGTGGCGAGGCCGGCGGCGAGGCCCCGACAGAGAAGGTCGCCGAGGAAGCCGCTGCCGCAGAGCCGGCCAAGACGGCGGCTCCTGCAGAGGAAGCTCCGCGCCCGGCCGCTCAGGCCGAGACCGGTCGCCTCAAGGCGAGCCCCCTGGCCCGCCGTATGGCAGAAGACGAAGGCCTCGACCTGACCTCGATCCAGGGAAGTGGTCCCGCGGGGCGCATCATCAAGCGTGACATCGAAGAGGCCCTCGAAGGCCGCGGCGCGGCGGCCGAGGCCGCTCCCGAAGTCGCCCTCAAGGCTGCCCCGACTCCGGCACCCGAGTTGCCCGCCGAAGATATCCCGCTCAGCCAGATGCGAAAGACGATCGCCAAGCGCCTGGTCAGCGTGTGGCAGTCGACCCCGCACTTTACGCTGACGATGGACATCGACATGGCCAAGGCCATGGCGAAACGAAAAGAAATCAACGAAGGGCTCAAGGCCGCCGAGATCGAAGCCAAAATCTCGGTCAACGACATGATCGTCAAAGCGTGCGCCGTTGCCCTCAAAGAGTTCCCGGCGATGAACGTCGCCTTCCAGGGCGACCACCTCAAGCAGTTCAACGAGGTGCACGTGGGCGTGGCCGTGGCCATCGAAGATGGCCTGATCACCCCGACGGTGCGAAATACCGATCAGAAGGGCCTGCGCCAAATCTCCAGCGAGATTCGCGAGCTGGCGGGACGCGCGCAGGACAAGCGCCTCAAGCCCGAAGAGTATAGCGGCGGAACGTTCACCGTCAGCAACCTGGGCATGTTCGGCATCGACCACTTCATGGCCGTCATCAACCCGCCCCAAGCCGGCATCCTCGCCTGCGGCGCGGTCAAGAAGGTCCCGGTGGTCGAAGATGGTGAGCTGACCGTGGGCACGCGCATGAAGGTGACGCTGTCGTGCGACCACCGCGCGGTCGACGGCGCCGTGGGCGCTCAGTTCCTGCAGCGCGTCCAGCGCCTGCTCGAAAATCCCCTGCTTTTGATGGTCTGA
- a CDS encoding GtrA family protein, whose translation MSTESMGGADLADAGVTSSQGIFGLALLTPERLKRLVKFGLVGVSGVFVNLAVFEVLFRMASMQFSVANALGIVVSIFTNFLLNDMWTWGDRVKGARRRDWFGRLTKYYVSASVAAGVQLLVASAAVALVFDSLIVDIPAVVPVEPTSIDIGPTLAVLTGIIVGMGINFLASHLWAFRDAEVKE comes from the coding sequence ATGAGCACCGAGTCGATGGGCGGGGCCGATCTGGCCGACGCCGGTGTTACCTCGTCGCAAGGAATCTTCGGGTTGGCATTGTTGACGCCCGAGCGCCTCAAGCGGCTGGTCAAGTTCGGCCTGGTCGGCGTCTCCGGGGTCTTCGTCAACTTGGCGGTCTTCGAAGTGCTCTTTCGCATGGCCTCGATGCAATTCTCGGTGGCCAACGCGCTGGGCATCGTGGTGAGCATTTTTACGAATTTTCTGCTCAACGACATGTGGACCTGGGGTGATCGCGTCAAAGGGGCGAGGCGACGCGATTGGTTCGGCCGGCTGACCAAATACTACGTGAGTGCCTCCGTGGCCGCGGGTGTCCAGTTGTTGGTCGCCTCGGCAGCGGTGGCGTTGGTCTTCGACAGCCTGATCGTCGACATTCCGGCAGTGGTTCCGGTGGAGCCCACCAGCATCGATATCGGCCCGACGCTGGCCGTGCTCACCGGCATCATCGTCGGCATGGGCATCAACTTTCTCGCAAGTCATCTTTGGGCGTTTCGCGACGCCGAGGTCAAGGAATGA
- a CDS encoding GNAT family N-acetyltransferase, whose amino-acid sequence MATFQLRDRYQRVPAVLDESNRAEMLAFLSADVPRNLFQLCWLDNHGVCARGRPDLYHYAGLRAPSGHLEAVSLVISNRLILVHARDPSAAAVMGQWYRRRGLVLEHVVSARDSVTPFWRAYAAVDARPRVRARLDRDQHLYVLTRDHWYDAVHPQLRSRFEPTEVRRARLEELEAIYLASAQMHLEETLEDPLEVQPEAFRKHVRHRIQSGRSFAWFDDHRRLLFKTDLSACSGFGTQISGVFTPPRFRGQGFASRALFDICQELFESGLPRITLYVNAENEAAHRVYDKVGFQFHADYQTVFVESLHE is encoded by the coding sequence ATGGCCACATTTCAACTGCGAGACAGGTATCAGCGAGTACCGGCGGTGCTCGATGAGAGCAACCGGGCGGAGATGCTCGCCTTTTTGTCGGCGGACGTGCCGCGCAATCTGTTCCAGTTGTGTTGGCTCGACAACCACGGTGTCTGTGCGCGAGGGCGCCCCGACCTGTATCACTACGCCGGACTTCGCGCGCCCTCGGGGCACCTGGAGGCCGTCTCGTTGGTGATCTCCAATCGGTTGATCTTGGTACACGCGCGCGATCCGAGCGCAGCGGCCGTGATGGGGCAGTGGTACCGGCGCCGAGGCTTGGTTTTGGAGCATGTGGTGTCGGCGCGAGACTCGGTCACGCCATTTTGGCGAGCTTACGCCGCCGTCGATGCGCGGCCTCGGGTACGCGCACGTCTCGACCGCGACCAGCACCTCTACGTGCTGACTCGCGATCATTGGTACGACGCGGTGCATCCGCAACTTCGAAGCCGCTTCGAGCCCACTGAGGTTCGGCGAGCTCGGCTCGAGGAACTCGAGGCGATCTATCTGGCCAGCGCCCAGATGCACCTGGAGGAGACCCTCGAAGATCCCCTCGAAGTTCAGCCCGAGGCTTTTCGGAAGCATGTGCGCCATCGCATCCAGTCGGGCCGAAGCTTTGCTTGGTTCGACGACCACCGTCGTCTGCTGTTCAAGACGGATTTGTCGGCCTGCTCGGGCTTCGGGACCCAAATCTCCGGGGTCTTTACCCCGCCTCGTTTCCGGGGGCAGGGTTTTGCCTCGCGAGCACTATTTGACATCTGCCAAGAGTTATTCGAGTCTGGCCTCCCGCGGATTACTCTGTACGTAAACGCGGAAAATGAAGCAGCCCACCGCGTTTATGACAAAGTGGGTTTCCAATTCCACGCGGACTACCAGACCGTCTTTGTCGAATCACTCCACGAGTAG
- a CDS encoding DUF4366 domain-containing protein, which produces MSKFKKGDDWASDDDANDLLAGILSETEDEAAAEQERIEAELKAKEEEERRKKEEEEARRRAEAQARITAEQDRLDDLEKRRAERAEALRIEELKAKGEWEEPEEDDDEEAQQQAQQAQQAQQAAMAAQQHAPTPQQAAAATGPQPQMQADAGSSKSSGLVLALVAVLVLGIGGGAFAFLQGSYEVDKTPFSKAIYQPKEDEVKLVTMGFTPLPKEEKKVEEDDDKDRSRRKVRRSRSSRSSSKARKSRSSSRSKPKKKKKPGLKLDLGDDTDPFGGF; this is translated from the coding sequence GTGTCAAAATTTAAGAAGGGCGACGACTGGGCGAGCGACGACGACGCTAATGACCTGCTCGCTGGTATTCTCAGCGAGACCGAGGACGAGGCGGCTGCCGAACAGGAGCGTATCGAAGCCGAGCTCAAGGCCAAGGAAGAAGAGGAGCGCCGCAAGAAGGAAGAGGAAGAGGCTCGGCGCCGTGCCGAGGCTCAGGCGCGCATCACCGCCGAGCAAGATCGACTCGACGACCTCGAAAAGCGCCGCGCCGAGCGCGCGGAGGCGCTTCGGATCGAAGAGCTCAAGGCCAAGGGCGAGTGGGAAGAGCCCGAAGAAGACGACGACGAAGAGGCGCAGCAGCAAGCTCAGCAGGCCCAACAGGCCCAGCAGGCTGCCATGGCGGCTCAGCAGCACGCACCAACCCCTCAGCAGGCTGCCGCGGCCACCGGACCGCAGCCTCAGATGCAGGCCGACGCCGGCTCCTCGAAAAGCTCGGGGCTGGTCTTGGCGCTGGTTGCCGTGCTGGTGCTCGGCATCGGCGGGGGCGCGTTTGCCTTCCTGCAGGGCAGCTACGAGGTCGACAAGACCCCGTTTAGCAAGGCGATCTATCAGCCCAAGGAAGACGAGGTGAAGCTCGTTACCATGGGCTTTACGCCGCTGCCCAAAGAGGAGAAGAAGGTCGAGGAAGACGACGACAAGGATCGCTCGCGGCGCAAGGTTCGCCGCAGCCGCTCCAGCCGCTCGTCGAGCAAGGCGCGCAAGTCGCGCAGCAGCTCGCGAAGCAAGCCGAAGAAGAAGAAAAAGCCAGGTCTCAAGCTCGACTTGGGTGACGATACCGATCCGTTTGGCGGCTTCTAA
- the pfp gene encoding diphosphate--fructose-6-phosphate 1-phosphotransferase — protein sequence MATKNTTKRLAVLASGGPAPGINSVISAVTIEAINLGWEVYGVHDGYRGLVEDDLERLTLHDVSWIHFRGGAVLGMSRTNPAQGDNMERIVETLQRHNIDLLVTIGGDDTAFGASVIADKMGGKLRCAHVPKTIDNDLPLPPGVPTFGYTTARSVGVSMVQNLIVDAQTTGRWYLVVSMGRQAGHLALGIGKAAGAHITLIPEEFGPDEASIDRFAKILEGAVIKGRAHGRNWGVAVLAEGLIEVLKPSELERFPDAGRDAFGHIRLANINLGSILSDIVSHGLKERGIDTKFREIKLGYELRCADPVPFDIEYTRDLGYGAVKFLADGGSNAMVVLEENRRQFVPFEKMRDPDTGRTIVRNVDVSAESYLVARRYMQRLTRKDLDDRDDVERLAQAANCTPDEFVAEFGPLVEGEPDAFAWEDEVRDELADEEKS from the coding sequence TTGGCGACGAAGAATACCACCAAACGGTTGGCGGTCTTGGCGAGCGGTGGCCCCGCGCCCGGGATCAATTCGGTCATCAGCGCGGTAACCATCGAGGCAATCAACTTGGGCTGGGAGGTCTACGGAGTTCATGACGGCTATCGCGGTCTCGTCGAGGACGATCTCGAGCGGCTCACGCTTCACGATGTGTCGTGGATTCATTTCCGGGGCGGGGCGGTGTTGGGCATGTCGCGCACCAACCCCGCCCAGGGCGACAACATGGAGCGCATCGTCGAGACGCTCCAGCGCCACAACATCGATCTTTTGGTGACCATCGGCGGTGACGACACCGCCTTTGGCGCCAGCGTCATTGCCGACAAGATGGGGGGCAAGCTTCGCTGCGCCCACGTGCCCAAGACCATCGACAACGACCTGCCGCTGCCGCCCGGGGTGCCCACCTTCGGGTACACCACCGCGCGCAGCGTGGGTGTGAGCATGGTCCAAAACCTGATCGTCGACGCCCAGACGACCGGGCGTTGGTACTTGGTGGTCAGCATGGGACGGCAGGCCGGTCACCTGGCGCTGGGCATCGGCAAGGCTGCCGGCGCCCATATCACCCTCATCCCCGAGGAGTTCGGCCCCGACGAGGCTTCCATCGACCGCTTCGCCAAAATCTTGGAGGGCGCGGTCATCAAGGGACGCGCTCACGGGCGTAACTGGGGGGTGGCGGTGCTCGCCGAGGGGCTCATCGAGGTCCTCAAGCCCTCCGAACTCGAGCGCTTTCCGGACGCGGGGCGCGACGCGTTTGGCCACATTCGACTGGCCAATATCAACTTGGGCTCGATTTTGAGCGATATCGTCTCTCACGGGCTCAAAGAGCGCGGTATCGACACCAAATTTCGCGAGATCAAGCTCGGCTACGAGCTCCGCTGCGCCGATCCGGTGCCCTTCGACATCGAGTACACGCGCGATCTCGGCTACGGGGCGGTCAAATTTCTGGCCGACGGGGGGAGCAACGCAATGGTCGTGCTCGAGGAAAACCGCCGGCAATTCGTCCCCTTCGAGAAGATGCGCGACCCGGATACCGGGCGCACCATCGTGCGCAACGTCGATGTCTCTGCGGAGAGCTATCTCGTCGCGCGCCGCTACATGCAGCGGCTGACCCGCAAAGATCTCGACGATCGCGATGATGTCGAACGCCTGGCGCAGGCGGCCAACTGCACGCCCGACGAGTTTGTCGCCGAGTTCGGGCCCCTGGTCGAAGGTGAGCCGGACGCGTTCGCCTGGGAGGACGAAGTTCGCGACGAGTTGGCCGACGAAGAAAAATCTTAG